The region AGCAGGAATTTCATACCAGCCTCTTTTACCCGTTTGGCCATAGCCTTTGTATGAGCCAGGTCGCAAAAACCCTTTCCAGGTGAATAGCCACTATCCAGCGAAGGGTTATGAAATACACGGAGTCGCACATAATTGAACCCATGCCCTTTCATGATCGCGAGAACGTCCTCTTCTTTTCCATTTTCACTAAACTTAATCCCTCTGGCCTCAAGTTCGGGGAGAAAGGAAATATCGGCTCCCAGCATAGGAGTTGCTGATTGGGGTTTTGCCGCTTCGCCCTTTAATATATATGTGGGATCGAGGGTAACAGGTTCCAGGTTCTTCACCGGAACTGTAACAATATCCGTTGATCCACTCCATAACCCGGGCGAATAGGCTTCAAACTCGATCATGCCTGCTTCTTTCTCCGACTGAACGATAACCTGGCACTTGCCATTGAATACACTGCGCTGCCAGGCACCATCGGGACATTTATCAGGCTCATGACTACTTGGATCACCATTTCCTACTCCAATGATCTTTCCGGGGCCTTTGATGCGAAACCGGATCATGTTATTGGCATTGGAGACTTCCCTTCCTTCCCGGTCAATGATGCTGACATTCAAAACAGCAATGTCTTTTCCGTCGGCGATCATCGTGGTCTTGTAGGGGGTAAGCACGATCTCGGCGGGAGCGCCTGTCGTTTCCACCTTTGCTTTTAATATCCTTCCCTTTTTATACCCAATGGCCTCGAGTGTACCGGGGGCATAGGTTACATCCCATTGAAGGTGACCATTGCGGGGCATGGTCTTCATACCCAGTTTCTTTCCATTCAGCAAAAGTTCCACACTATCGGCATTGCTATTGACCCACACATCGATCACGGGTGCGGGCTGCCCCCATTTGATGGTCCAGTTCCAATGAGGCGAGATATTCAACACATCCTTATCCGTCCACCAACTTTGATAATAGTAATAATTGTTCTTTGGGAAACCACACACATCCATCACCCCAAAATGTGAATTGATATTGGGCCAGCGGAAAGGGGTAGGTTCGCCGCGATAGTCAAAGCCGGTCCAGATAAACCCACCCAACCAGTACTTGTTTTCTGCCGCCGGTTTCCACCAGGCCTCGGCTGTTGAAGCCCACCAGGGTGCATTCAGGTCATGATCATGCAGGTAATTGCGTATCGTGTCCTTCGCATATTCGCCTCGAGTAGACACCGTACTTCCCATCTCTGTTCCTATTATAGGTTGGGTGGGATGGTCTCGGTGATAATCGACCACAAAAAGATGCCGGTAATTAAACCCTCTGATCGGTATCACTTCATTTACTCCCGGAAATACATTGGCGAGATCGGAGGCATAGGTGCAGGTACGGGTGGGGTCCCATTGTTTTAATTTTTCAATCAGAGTTGCTGCAATCCTTTTCCCGTACGGCGTTGCCTGAATACCGAATTCCTCATTACCAATACTCCAAAGAAAAACAGAAGCATGGTTCCGATCGCGGTAAACCAACCGCTGTAATTGATCAAGGTATTCCGGACTGCTATTGAGCGACCGGTTCTCATCCATCACCAGCATACCCAGGCTGTCACAGGCATCGAGTAGTTCAGGCGTGGGTGGATGGTGGCTGGTCCGGTAGGCATTGCATCCCATATTCTTTAACAACCGGACGCGATAGTATTGCAGAGCATCCGGGACAGCGATGCCCACCCCGGCATGGTCCTGGTGATTATTGGTACCCATGATCTTCAGGTGCCGGTCATTCAGGAAAAATCCTTCATTGGCATCAAACCGGAATGTTCGTATCCCCATGCGGCCCGTTTCCCGGGCAATCTCTTTTCCATTTTGTTTAATGACCGTTATGACCCGGTAGAGATAGGGGTCATCAAGATCCCAAAGTCTTGGTCGGGAAACAGACAGCGCAAACTTCCTGGTAACCTCACCGGCAGCGGCGATCTGAATCGCCTCTTCCCTGGATTTGGCTATCGGCTCCCCTGCCCGGCCGGTGATAAAACTTTGAACGGTGCAGTTAACCGGTACAGATGATCCGTTCTTCACATGTGTCTCCACCTCTACCCTGGCCACTCCATTGCTGACCGTATTGTGGTAAAAATGTCCGCCTGGGGGTATATACACCGGTGCAGTTTGACGCAACCATACATGCCGGTATATGCCGGCACCTTCGTAAAACCATCCCTCATATTGGGAGGCATCTGCACGGACAACCAGTACATTCTCCCCGCTTGGGTTAAGGATATCCGTTATATTATATTGTTCGCCGATATATCCACTTTTTATATTCCCCACAAAGAAGCCATTGACCCAGATCATGGCATCCCGGAATATGCCGTCAAACTGAAGCAAATACCTATTACCATCCATCGGATTGGGTACCTGGAATCGCTTTCTGTACCAGCCAATGGTGGTTTCGGGAAAATGGCCGCCAACTGGTTTATATCCATGTCCATCAACATCCGGAGCAGGATGCTTAACGAACGGAAGTTCTACGGCCCAATCGTGTGGAATATCCAGTTTTCGCCAGGAAGTATCCACGAAATTGGGATCGATCGCCGTCCCAACGGCTGTACCCGATTTGGAGAAAATGGTTCGAATACCATAATTGAAGTCCTTCTCCGGGTTGGCTGCATGGCCAAAATGAAATCGCCAGTCATCGTCGAGGGGCCAAACCTGCTGACCGAAGGATGTCCCAAAAATCAAAAAACTACCGATAAGGATCAGGGATTTAGTGAGTGCGCACATGGCCTTGGGGGTTTTGGGTAAAGTAACATTTTTTTTCACGAACTTGGCCTGATGAAAATCCTCTTACATTATCTCAAACCCTATAAGTGGCTGGTGGCATTGGCTTTGTTCCTGGCGGCCATCAACCAGGTCTTTTCACTCCTCGATCCATTTTTCTTTGGTAAAATGTTTGACACCTATGCCCTCCACCCTTTTGAAGAAGGGAAATATGTGGTGCAGGAAGTGCTTAAAGCAGATGGCAAGGTCGACAAACAAAAAATATTTGTACCAACGGGTGATGGCAAAAGGACTGAATCCGAATTTATCTGGGGCGTCCTGAGTATGTTAGCCATTTTGATCAGTGTGGCCATGGTGTCACGGATCGCCAAAGCCTTTCAGGACTATTTTGGAAATGTGATCGTCCAGAAATTTGGCGCCCGCATTTTTACAGATGGGCTTAAACATTCCATGAAACTCCCTTACCAGGAATTTGAAGACCAACGTAGCGGGGAAACCCTATCCATCCTGACCAAAGTGCGTACGGATACGGAAAAATTCATCGTTTCCTTTATCAATATCGTTTTTGGATTGTTAGTTGGTGTTGTCTTTGTATCCATTTATTCGTTCTCTCTCCACTGGTCCATCATGCCTGTATATTTTGGCGGTATTGTGGTCCTGGCCCTGCTCACCAGTGTATTGAGTAAAAAAATAAAAGGGATACAAAAGAACATCGTAAAGGAAACAACATCGCTGGCGGGTTCCACAACGGAAAGTTTGCGGAATATTGAACTGGTAAAAAGCCTGGGGCTGACTGAGCAGGAGATCAACCGGTTGAATAATAATACCTATAAAATATTGGGGCTTGAACTGCGAAAAGTAAAAAGCATACGGACCCTCAACTTCATTCAGGGTACCTGTGTAAATGCCCTGCGACAGATCATCATGTTCATGCTGCTCTGGCTGGTATTTCAAAGTACGATTACGCCAGGGCAGGTGATGACCCTTATGTTCTATTCCTTTTTCATCTTTGGCCCATTACAGGAGATCGGGAATATCATCATCATTTATCGTGAAGCGGAAGCCTCGTTGACAAACTTCCATAACCTGATGCAGAAGAAACCTGAATCCCAACCGGAAAAACCACAACACCTGGGACCGATTCAGGAACTTGCCTTCCAGCAGGTTGCATTTAAACACCAGAGTGCCTCACAAAAAGCAATTGAGAATATCAGTTTCAAGGTTAGATCAGGGGAAACGATAGCCTTTGTTGGCCCTTCCGGTTCGGGTAAATCCACACTGATGAAATTACTTGTGGGATTATACCGGCCACAGGAAGGCAGTATCCTGTACAATGGCATGGATGAAAACGCGATCAGTTATGAAGACCTTCGCAACCAGATCGGGTTCGTAACCCAGGATACGCAATTGTTTGCGGGTACGATTCGTGAAAACCTGTTATTTGTAAACCCCAAGGCCACCGAAGATGACCTGAACGAAGTGCTGCGCAAATCAGCCTGTACCAACCTGCTTTCGCGTGCGGAAAAAGGATTGGATACCATGATCGGTGAAGGCGGCCTCAAACTTTCCGGCGGGGAGAAACAACGCTTGTCGATTGCGCGCGCCTTATTACGCCAACCCAAACTGCTGATCTTTGATGAAGCAACGTCCGCGCTTGACTCCTTGACAGAAGAAGAAATCACGGATACCATCAAGGATGTTTCTTCGCAACAAAACCAGATCACCATCCTGATCGCCCACCGTTTATCCACCATCATGCATGCCGACCGTATTTATGTACTGGAACAAGGCCAGGTGGCTGAAACCGGCACCCATGAGGAACTGCTTGGCGAAAAGGGATTGTATTATGCGATGTGGAGACAGCAGATCGGCGAAAGAAAAAAAATGAGCCTGGTTTAAATTCTGCCTATTCTGTGCTTTCCGTGTTTTGCGTGAGCTAATTTTTTCACAGTCCCGAAGCTTCGGGACACGGAATGCACAGAATAAATTACTTAGTCCTTCTTATTAAAAATATTTTTGAAAAAATTCTCCTGATCCAACCCTTCCATATCACTGATCTCGAGCTCTAGGGCCTTGGTGCTCTGTGTAATTTCCAATAAGGATATAAACAACGAGGCGAGAAGACTGAGCAGACTGATCGCAAATACGATCTTGATGGCTTGTGCCCATTCCATATACACGCCATACATGGTGATCACACAGCAAAGAAAGCTAAAGACGCCAAAAGCCTGCATTTGCCTGACCAGGTTGATCCGGCTGCGGAGGATCTTGATCTGTTGTAAGAGGAGATGATTCTTCTCCCCGCGCATGTACTCATCATGTAATTTACGGATCAGATTGGCCAGGGCCAGATATCGATTGGTATAGGCCAGCAACAAGAGGCTGATCGCCGGAAATAACAAGGCGGGGGTAGTAAAGGTGATCTCCATGCCGCAAAGGTAAACTTAGTCCCTCACTTTCAACATGGCCCTTACCTGTTGTACCGGACCATTCTGTAACCGGGCATAATACACCCCGGTAGCCAGGTTACCGCTATCAAACGTAACGCTATATAACCCGGGCCCGTTATACTCCTGGTCAACCAGGGTTTTGATCACGCGGCCCATCACATCAATGATCATGACAGAGGTATGTCCGCCATTGGTCTTGTATTGTATACTGGTAGAAGACGTGAAGGGATTAGGTTGGTTACGGATCAGCAATTGTTCCGGCATATCCGGAATGGTAGAGCTGCAGGAATTGGCTTTGACGATAGGCAGTGACTGATAATTTTTTAACATCACCATCTGCAGGTCATTGTTCTCCAGACAAAACCATTTCTCCAATATCGAAGCATATACACTTCGAAAATCATACTGAAAGGGAATGTTGTCATTCACACTCACCCCCGGTGGTATGATGGGATTGGATCCCAATACACCCGACTGTACATAATCCCCAAAGAGAATCATCGGTGCTGCGGCGCCATGATCGGTGCCAGTACTAAAATTGGATTTGATCCTTCTTCCAAATTCGGAGAAGGTGGCTCCCATCACGCGGCGATTAACCCCCAGGTATTTAAGGTCATCCATAAAGGCCTTGATGGCTTCGGAAACATTCCTTAGCAGGTTGGCATGGGCTCCTGTTGTGGTATCTGAACCATTGACCTGATTGGAGTGGGTATCAAAACCCTGAATATTTACCATGTACACCCGGGTCTTAAGTCCGCCGGCAATCAACCGGGCCACGATTTTTAATTGATCGGCCAGGTAATTATTGGAGGGATAGGTCAACTGCTGAGTAACCGAAAGCGCGGCTGATTTCACCACATCTGCATATTGCTGGGTCTGCTTATTGATGGTGCGGATGTAATTCAACTCGTACCCGGCGTAGGTATTGGGTACGGGCTCATCAATGCCATCGATCAGGTTATAAAAATTGGTGGGATCAGATATACTCATTCCCATACTAACCTGAGGGCCCTGGAAAGTAAAGGAGGTCAATGATCCAACCTGGATGCCCAGGGGATCAGAAAAAGTAGTGTTGGGGTAACCATCGGGAAAACCCGGGTATTGGTTGTCAAGATACCTTCCGGCCCAGCCGGTATTCAGATATTCATCACTATCTGAGCCACTCATCCATATATCCGTGGCACGGAAATGAGAGAAATTTGGATTGGGGTAGCCCACCGATTGTACGATGGCTGCTTTCCCTTCATTGAACAATTGTTGTATACCGGTCATGGAAGGGTGAAGACCTGTCTTGCTATTTCCTTGTAAACTTAAAATCCGGTTCTGGGGAATGGCCACATTGCTACGCGCTGCCTGATAAGCACCATAGGTATCAATAGGGATCACCATATTCAGTCCATCATTTCCTCCATTCATCTGCACCAATACCAGCACATGATCTGTATCCGTGGTAAAACCCAATAAGGACCGCACCAGCGGAGATTCCATGCCCAATGCCTTGATCGGCATCCCTTGTACCATGGCCGCCGCCGGCATACTCAGTCGCAAAAAGTTTCTTCTTTTCATGGGATGGGTTTTAGCTTAACTGGTACTCGGAAAGGTTCATGAAATATTTGTAGAGATTCCGTAGCCGGGTATAGACCACCTGAAAGGTTTGGGGATTGGGGTCGGCGATATAACTATTCCAGGCATTGGTCCAATAATGATCCTGCGTCTGCCCGGTCAGCAAAGCCTGGGTCTTGATCGCTGC is a window of Chitinophagales bacterium DNA encoding:
- a CDS encoding DUF1501 domain-containing protein; the encoded protein is MKRRNFLRLSMPAAAMVQGMPIKALGMESPLVRSLLGFTTDTDHVLVLVQMNGGNDGLNMVIPIDTYGAYQAARSNVAIPQNRILSLQGNSKTGLHPSMTGIQQLFNEGKAAIVQSVGYPNPNFSHFRATDIWMSGSDSDEYLNTGWAGRYLDNQYPGFPDGYPNTTFSDPLGIQVGSLTSFTFQGPQVSMGMSISDPTNFYNLIDGIDEPVPNTYAGYELNYIRTINKQTQQYADVVKSAALSVTQQLTYPSNNYLADQLKIVARLIAGGLKTRVYMVNIQGFDTHSNQVNGSDTTTGAHANLLRNVSEAIKAFMDDLKYLGVNRRVMGATFSEFGRRIKSNFSTGTDHGAAAPMILFGDYVQSGVLGSNPIIPPGVSVNDNIPFQYDFRSVYASILEKWFCLENNDLQMVMLKNYQSLPIVKANSCSSTIPDMPEQLLIRNQPNPFTSSTSIQYKTNGGHTSVMIIDVMGRVIKTLVDQEYNGPGLYSVTFDSGNLATGVYYARLQNGPVQQVRAMLKVRD
- a CDS encoding ABC transporter ATP-binding protein, which produces MKILLHYLKPYKWLVALALFLAAINQVFSLLDPFFFGKMFDTYALHPFEEGKYVVQEVLKADGKVDKQKIFVPTGDGKRTESEFIWGVLSMLAILISVAMVSRIAKAFQDYFGNVIVQKFGARIFTDGLKHSMKLPYQEFEDQRSGETLSILTKVRTDTEKFIVSFINIVFGLLVGVVFVSIYSFSLHWSIMPVYFGGIVVLALLTSVLSKKIKGIQKNIVKETTSLAGSTTESLRNIELVKSLGLTEQEINRLNNNTYKILGLELRKVKSIRTLNFIQGTCVNALRQIIMFMLLWLVFQSTITPGQVMTLMFYSFFIFGPLQEIGNIIIIYREAEASLTNFHNLMQKKPESQPEKPQHLGPIQELAFQQVAFKHQSASQKAIENISFKVRSGETIAFVGPSGSGKSTLMKLLVGLYRPQEGSILYNGMDENAISYEDLRNQIGFVTQDTQLFAGTIRENLLFVNPKATEDDLNEVLRKSACTNLLSRAEKGLDTMIGEGGLKLSGGEKQRLSIARALLRQPKLLIFDEATSALDSLTEEEITDTIKDVSSQQNQITILIAHRLSTIMHADRIYVLEQGQVAETGTHEELLGEKGLYYAMWRQQIGERKKMSLV
- a CDS encoding DUF2721 domain-containing protein; translation: MEITFTTPALLFPAISLLLLAYTNRYLALANLIRKLHDEYMRGEKNHLLLQQIKILRSRINLVRQMQAFGVFSFLCCVITMYGVYMEWAQAIKIVFAISLLSLLASLFISLLEITQSTKALELEISDMEGLDQENFFKNIFNKKD
- a CDS encoding glycosyl hydrolase 53 family protein produces the protein MCALTKSLILIGSFLIFGTSFGQQVWPLDDDWRFHFGHAANPEKDFNYGIRTIFSKSGTAVGTAIDPNFVDTSWRKLDIPHDWAVELPFVKHPAPDVDGHGYKPVGGHFPETTIGWYRKRFQVPNPMDGNRYLLQFDGIFRDAMIWVNGFFVGNIKSGYIGEQYNITDILNPSGENVLVVRADASQYEGWFYEGAGIYRHVWLRQTAPVYIPPGGHFYHNTVSNGVARVEVETHVKNGSSVPVNCTVQSFITGRAGEPIAKSREEAIQIAAAGEVTRKFALSVSRPRLWDLDDPYLYRVITVIKQNGKEIARETGRMGIRTFRFDANEGFFLNDRHLKIMGTNNHQDHAGVGIAVPDALQYYRVRLLKNMGCNAYRTSHHPPTPELLDACDSLGMLVMDENRSLNSSPEYLDQLQRLVYRDRNHASVFLWSIGNEEFGIQATPYGKRIAATLIEKLKQWDPTRTCTYASDLANVFPGVNEVIPIRGFNYRHLFVVDYHRDHPTQPIIGTEMGSTVSTRGEYAKDTIRNYLHDHDLNAPWWASTAEAWWKPAAENKYWLGGFIWTGFDYRGEPTPFRWPNINSHFGVMDVCGFPKNNYYYYQSWWTDKDVLNISPHWNWTIKWGQPAPVIDVWVNSNADSVELLLNGKKLGMKTMPRNGHLQWDVTYAPGTLEAIGYKKGRILKAKVETTGAPAEIVLTPYKTTMIADGKDIAVLNVSIIDREGREVSNANNMIRFRIKGPGKIIGVGNGDPSSHEPDKCPDGAWQRSVFNGKCQVIVQSEKEAGMIEFEAYSPGLWSGSTDIVTVPVKNLEPVTLDPTYILKGEAAKPQSATPMLGADISFLPELEARGIKFSENGKEEDVLAIMKGHGFNYVRLRVFHNPSLDSGYSPGKGFCDLAHTKAMAKRVKEAGMKFLLDFHYSDYWADPGKQYKPYAWRGLSMSELKKALYDYTLQVMNELKAQGTLPDMVQVGNEINHGLVWPEGNVANPDQMAQLVSAGVAAVKTVAPSTVLLLHLALGGQNEETVFFLEEMRKRNVPFDVIGLSYYPKWHGTLDDLRDNMLDLINRYDKDIIVVEYSAKKEEVNKLVFELPRGKGKGTCIWEPLSTWESFFDRDGKANDYLKKYDQISSDYLH